A region of the Leeuwenhoekiella sp. MAR_2009_132 genome:
TTTTTAAGCCAATAACTTAATTCCAGATTTCATTAGATTCGGTTAAAATTATAGGCAGATTATCTGTAACAAGAATGGTATGCTCGTGTTGCGTTACATAGCCACCTTTATTTCCTACAAGAGTCCAACCGTCATTTAGCTCGACAGCAACAGTAGATTTTGTCGAAATAAACGTTTCTATGGCTACTGTGGTATTTTTTTTAAAGCGCTCACGGTTACTTTTAACCCTGTAATTTAAAATGTTCTCAGGGGCTTCGTGTAAACTTCTACCCACACCGTGACCGGCGAGATTTTTAATTACTTTAAATCCAGATTTCTTGGCTTCTGTTTCTATTAAATAACCAATTTCCGAAATTTTAACTCCGCCTTTAATGCTGCTTATTGCTTTACTTAAAATAGTTTTAGAAGCATCTACAAGCGGTTGGTGCTTATGAATGTCTTTTCCGAGTATAAATGAACCTCCATTGTCAGACCAGAAGCCATCAAGTTCTGCAGAGACATCAATATTAATTAAATCTCCTTCTTTCAGTATTTTTTTCTCAGATGGGATTCCGTGTGCTGCTTCTTTATTTACGCTAATACAGGTATAACCCGGAAATCCATAGGTTTCAAAGGGTGCAGATTTTGCACCATAACTTTGTAAAATACCACCTCCGTAGTCATCTAATTCTTTTGTAGACATACCTACTTTAGCGTATGCTCTCATTAGTTTTAGTGTAGAACCCACAACTTCACTAATTTTTTGCATTCCCCGTAATTCTGATTCTGTTGTTATTGACATAGGGTTTGTTTATTTAGGATCAATACTAGCGCTAATAAATGAAATATTTTAATTTTTTAGGAAGCTGTTGCGAATTATTTGAGTTTTAAGTAAAGTAAAACTTGAAAAGTGAGGATTGTAAAATATTGAGAATGAGCGTTAATTAAACGAATTACGGTATTCTAAAGGCGATAAATCTGTTTTATTTTTGAAAAGTCTATTAAACGATTGTGAGTGTTCAAAACCAAGCTGAAAAGCAATTTCGCTAATAGATTTAGATGTGGTCGCCAACTCTTCTTTTGCAGTTGAGATTAATTTAGAGTGAATATGCTGTTGTGTATTCTGTCCGGTGATGGTTCTCAACATATCACTCAAATAATTTGAAGAAACGTTTAACTCAAGTGCGATACTTTTAACTGTAGGTAGTTTTCTTTGTGTTTTCGTATCAAAATAGCTAGCTAGTTTAGTTTCAAAATTGGCAAGCAAATCATTACTCGCCATTTTTCGAGTTATAAACTGTCTACTGTAAAAACGATTGCAGTAATTAAGTAGTAGCTCAATATTTGAAATTATAACATCCTGACTATACAAATCAATTGTGGAGCTATACTCATCTCTAATATTCTGTACTAAATTTTCAATTATGCCTTCTTCTTTTTCAGATAGGTGTAAAGCCTCATTAACACTGTAAGAAAAGAAGCCATAACTTTTAATAGACTTTGATAAAGACGTGTTTGCTAATAAATCTGGATGAAACAGTAAAGACCAGCCGTTAGTATTTTGATCGCCTTTTTCATCAATTGTTAATACCTGGTTAGGCGCAAGAAATGATAGTGTTCCCTCATCAAAATCATAGTTACTTTTACCATATTTTAGTTGCCCTTGAAAACTTCGTTTAATCGTAATATTGTAGAAGTTCAATACCATTTTCTGGTTATCTACATCGTTTTGTTCTCGTTCTTGAGAATGATCAATTAGTGTAATTAAGGTATTGGTGGGTTTAGGTAGACCTAAAACCCGATGCAGTTCGGTAATTGAATTTATGGTTTTAGGACTATTCTTTTGTTCCATAGCTATTAAATTACGACAAAAAATCACGACCGTTACTTCTGTCTGCGGTCATCACTTCAACCACATTTTTAGGATATTCAATGGGTAACGCACTTACTTCATCTAACATATTTAATTCATCTGTAGTAAATTCTACGGTTATCGCTTTTAGATTGTCTTGAAGTTGTGACATTTTTGTCGCACCTATAATACTACTTGTAACTACCGGTTGCTGTAGTAACCAGCCTAAAGCTAATTGAGCAACTGTAAAACCTTTTTGTTTTGCCATAGGAATAAGTACATCTATAACGTCAAATGCTCTTTCTTTATGAAAAGGTTCAAATGGGAAGTCGTTTAATCTACCTTTTTCATTGATGCCATCTCTCTTGTATTTTCCTGTGAGAAGGCCGCCACTCAAAGGACTCCACACTAACAATCCAACTTTTTGATCCTGCAATAAAGGTATCATTTCGCGTTCTAAATCTCTGTTATCTAGCGAATAATTGGCTTGTAAAGAAGCAAATTTCTCTAAATTATTATGAGTAGAATGCCC
Encoded here:
- a CDS encoding helix-turn-helix domain-containing protein; its protein translation is MEQKNSPKTINSITELHRVLGLPKPTNTLITLIDHSQEREQNDVDNQKMVLNFYNITIKRSFQGQLKYGKSNYDFDEGTLSFLAPNQVLTIDEKGDQNTNGWSLLFHPDLLANTSLSKSIKSYGFFSYSVNEALHLSEKEEGIIENLVQNIRDEYSSTIDLYSQDVIISNIELLLNYCNRFYSRQFITRKMASNDLLANFETKLASYFDTKTQRKLPTVKSIALELNVSSNYLSDMLRTITGQNTQQHIHSKLISTAKEELATTSKSISEIAFQLGFEHSQSFNRLFKNKTDLSPLEYRNSFN
- the map gene encoding type I methionyl aminopeptidase translates to MSITTESELRGMQKISEVVGSTLKLMRAYAKVGMSTKELDDYGGGILQSYGAKSAPFETYGFPGYTCISVNKEAAHGIPSEKKILKEGDLINIDVSAELDGFWSDNGGSFILGKDIHKHQPLVDASKTILSKAISSIKGGVKISEIGYLIETEAKKSGFKVIKNLAGHGVGRSLHEAPENILNYRVKSNRERFKKNTTVAIETFISTKSTVAVELNDGWTLVGNKGGYVTQHEHTILVTDNLPIILTESNEIWN
- a CDS encoding aldo/keto reductase, translated to MNYKILGNTGLKVSTLCLGTMNYGGKGFFNYMGDLGQQEVDEQIKTVINAGVNFIDTANIYSEGLSELMIGKAIKNLSIKRDDFVIATKVRGSMGIGENDRGLSRKHIIQQVDESLKRLNTDYIDLYQLHTSDPLTPIEETLRALDDLVRSGKVRYIGASNFMAWHLMKALGHSTHNNLEKFASLQANYSLDNRDLEREMIPLLQDQKVGLLVWSPLSGGLLTGKYKRDGINEKGRLNDFPFEPFHKERAFDVIDVLIPMAKQKGFTVAQLALGWLLQQPVVTSSIIGATKMSQLQDNLKAITVEFTTDELNMLDEVSALPIEYPKNVVEVMTADRSNGRDFLS